The following proteins come from a genomic window of Achromobacter sp. AONIH1:
- a CDS encoding arabinose transporter, with amino-acid sequence MTKAHTQHASPSTLAPPVTNVVIKLLPLTLAVFIGFLVIGMQLPVLPLHLHDTLGMDTLVVGLVVGSQFAAALLSRSWAGNYADMRGAKRAVVAGSVAAAASGLLYLASLAFLDAPTTSVWILVAGRILLAMGESLIVTGAMGWGIGLVGPQNAGKVMAWNGIAMYGAYALGAPAGVVVNGLWGFNGISVATLFVPMLALAVVAGVRGIAPTSQRRTPFYKVLSAVWAPGMGLALSSVGFGVITAFIALLFAAKDWGNASLAFTAFGVAFIGARLFFGHLPDKIGGAKVALVCVIIEAAGQLLIWGADTAVMAYIGAALTGFGYSLAFPGFGVEAVRRAPPQTRSLAMGAYVAFLDMSLGITSPLAGLLADAGGIASVYLAGATAVALSVVVALKLLFGASKGNRHA; translated from the coding sequence ATGACAAAAGCACATACCCAGCACGCGTCGCCCTCGACGCTTGCGCCCCCCGTCACCAATGTGGTGATCAAGCTGCTGCCGCTCACGCTGGCGGTATTCATCGGCTTCCTGGTCATCGGCATGCAATTGCCCGTGCTGCCGCTGCACCTGCACGACACCCTGGGCATGGACACGCTGGTGGTCGGCCTGGTGGTCGGCTCGCAGTTCGCCGCGGCCCTGCTGTCGCGCTCGTGGGCCGGCAACTACGCCGACATGCGCGGCGCCAAGCGCGCCGTGGTGGCGGGCTCGGTGGCCGCCGCCGCCTCGGGCCTGCTCTATCTGGCCTCGCTGGCCTTTCTTGACGCGCCGACCACGTCGGTGTGGATCCTGGTGGCCGGCCGCATCCTGCTGGCCATGGGCGAAAGCCTGATCGTCACCGGCGCGATGGGCTGGGGCATCGGCCTGGTCGGGCCGCAGAACGCCGGCAAGGTCATGGCCTGGAACGGCATCGCCATGTACGGCGCCTACGCGCTGGGCGCGCCCGCCGGCGTGGTCGTCAACGGCCTGTGGGGCTTCAACGGCATCTCGGTCGCCACGCTGTTCGTGCCCATGCTGGCGCTGGCCGTGGTGGCCGGCGTGCGCGGGATCGCTCCCACCAGCCAGCGGCGCACGCCGTTCTACAAGGTGCTGAGCGCCGTCTGGGCGCCCGGCATGGGCCTGGCCCTGTCCAGCGTCGGCTTTGGCGTCATCACCGCCTTCATCGCCCTGCTGTTCGCGGCCAAGGATTGGGGCAATGCCTCGCTGGCCTTCACCGCGTTCGGCGTGGCCTTCATCGGCGCCCGCCTGTTCTTCGGCCATCTGCCCGACAAGATCGGCGGCGCCAAGGTCGCGCTGGTGTGCGTGATCATCGAAGCGGCCGGCCAGCTGCTGATCTGGGGCGCGGACACGGCCGTCATGGCCTACATCGGCGCCGCGCTCACCGGCTTCGGCTACTCGCTGGCCTTCCCCGGCTTCGGCGTGGAAGCCGTGCGCCGCGCGCCGCCGCAGACCCGCAGCCTGGCAATGGGCGCCTACGTCGCGTTCCTGGACATGTCGCTGGGCATCACCAGCCCGTTGGCCGGCCTGCTGGCCGATGCCGGCGGCATCGCTTCGGTGTACCTGGCCGGCGCCACCGCCGTGGCCCTGTCCGTGGTCGTGGCCTTGAAGCTCTTGTTCGGCGCATCCAAGGGAAATCGTCATGCGTGA
- a CDS encoding bifunctional transcriptional activator/DNA repair enzyme AdaA, with protein sequence MNRAAAPLSPQHAAAVERACRALEAEQPPDLNTLAEQAGMSRFHFHRVFKAATGVTPKAYATALRASRARQQLRESASVTDAMYDAGFNSSGRFYEAAPAMLGMTPTAYRQHGAGVDIRFAVAQCSLGALLVAASAIGICEIALHEDPEHLVRGLQERFSKARLIGADAEFERWVAEVVGFVEDPSLGLNLPLDVRGTAFQRRVWEALREIPVGATATYAQVAERIGSPAAVRAVARACATNNIALAIPCHRVVRTDGSLAGYRWGIERKRELIAREAQAA encoded by the coding sequence ATGAACCGAGCCGCCGCCCCCCTGAGCCCCCAGCACGCCGCCGCCGTCGAGCGGGCCTGCCGCGCGCTCGAGGCGGAGCAGCCGCCCGACCTGAACACGCTGGCCGAGCAGGCCGGCATGAGCCGCTTCCATTTCCATCGCGTGTTCAAGGCCGCCACCGGCGTCACGCCCAAGGCCTATGCCACCGCGCTGCGCGCCAGCCGCGCGCGCCAGCAGCTGCGCGAAAGCGCCAGCGTCACGGACGCCATGTACGACGCGGGCTTCAATTCCAGCGGGCGCTTTTACGAAGCCGCGCCCGCCATGCTGGGCATGACGCCCACAGCCTATCGCCAGCATGGCGCGGGCGTGGACATCCGCTTCGCCGTGGCGCAATGCTCGCTGGGCGCGTTGCTGGTGGCGGCCAGCGCCATCGGCATCTGCGAGATCGCGCTACACGAAGACCCCGAACACCTGGTGCGCGGCCTGCAGGAACGCTTCAGCAAGGCCCGCCTGATCGGCGCCGACGCCGAGTTCGAACGCTGGGTGGCCGAGGTGGTGGGCTTCGTCGAAGACCCGTCGCTGGGCCTGAACCTGCCGCTGGATGTGCGCGGCACCGCCTTCCAGCGCCGCGTGTGGGAAGCGCTGCGCGAGATTCCGGTTGGCGCCACCGCCACCTATGCGCAGGTCGCCGAACGCATCGGCTCGCCGGCGGCGGTGCGCGCCGTGGCGCGCGCATGCGCCACCAACAACATCGCGCTGGCGATTCCCTGCCATCGCGTGGTCCGCACCGACGGCTCGCTGGCCGGCTACCGCTGGGGCATCGAGCGCAAGCGCGAGCTGATCGCGCGCGAGGCGCAGGCGGCTTGA
- a CDS encoding efflux transporter outer membrane subunit: MRIESSQRPAGRARALAAPLLLALALGGCASGPDYRAPAMPSAAAGAFVSQSERTNAGAELPADWWRLYDDATLNGLLQEALAANPDLRAALANLDKARAVYGQARVGLLPSTQLSGGTRYGRNNAAGGGDGPAPRQWSYSGGLEVAYEVDLFGRVRRDIESARYDADAVAAAYDAARVLVVADTARAYLNACAYGESEQVARASIALARRNLDLISEQERAGSASRLDAERAGVALARTEAALAPIEARRSAALFELAALLGRTPAQVPQAARACASPPEVGGAIPVGDGAALLRRRPDLRQAERRLAADTARIGVAVADLYPRVTLGASGSYLRNDTLTGDRAWSFALGPLVSWSFPNIAAARSRIEQAEAQSAASLARFDGAVLNALKETEQALSAYDAAIRQRDALVQARTRADNAFRLAEQRYRADSISYLDVLVAQDSLVTAMSQEAALKQQVGSARVDVFKVLGGGWEPGVVN, from the coding sequence ATGCGCATTGAGTCATCGCAGCGCCCGGCGGGCAGGGCGCGAGCCCTTGCCGCGCCCTTGCTGCTGGCGCTGGCCCTGGGCGGCTGCGCCAGCGGGCCCGACTATCGCGCGCCGGCGATGCCGTCGGCGGCCGCCGGGGCGTTCGTCAGCCAGTCCGAGCGCACCAACGCCGGCGCCGAGCTGCCAGCGGACTGGTGGCGGCTGTACGACGACGCCACGCTCAACGGCCTGTTGCAGGAAGCGCTGGCCGCCAATCCCGACCTGCGCGCGGCGCTGGCCAACCTGGACAAGGCGCGCGCGGTCTACGGCCAGGCCCGGGTCGGGCTGCTGCCGTCGACCCAGCTGTCGGGCGGCACGCGTTATGGCCGCAACAACGCGGCTGGCGGCGGCGACGGCCCGGCGCCCCGGCAGTGGAGCTACAGCGGCGGGCTGGAAGTGGCCTACGAGGTGGACCTGTTCGGACGGGTGCGGCGCGACATCGAGTCGGCCCGCTACGACGCCGACGCGGTCGCAGCGGCCTATGACGCGGCCAGGGTGCTGGTCGTGGCCGACACGGCGCGCGCCTACCTGAACGCCTGCGCCTACGGCGAGTCGGAGCAGGTGGCTCGCGCGTCCATCGCGCTGGCGCGGCGCAACCTGGACCTGATCAGCGAGCAGGAGCGCGCCGGTTCGGCTTCGCGCCTGGACGCCGAGCGGGCCGGCGTGGCGCTGGCGCGCACCGAGGCGGCGCTGGCGCCCATCGAGGCGCGCCGCAGCGCCGCCCTGTTCGAACTGGCGGCGCTGCTGGGACGCACGCCGGCGCAGGTGCCGCAGGCCGCGCGGGCATGCGCCAGCCCGCCCGAGGTGGGCGGCGCGATCCCGGTGGGCGACGGCGCCGCGTTGCTGCGCAGGCGGCCCGATCTGCGCCAGGCCGAGCGCAGGCTGGCTGCCGACACCGCGCGCATCGGCGTGGCCGTGGCCGATCTCTATCCGCGCGTCACGCTGGGCGCGTCCGGCAGCTACCTGCGCAATGACACGCTTACCGGCGACCGCGCCTGGTCGTTCGCGCTGGGTCCGCTGGTGTCCTGGAGCTTTCCCAACATCGCTGCCGCGCGTAGCCGCATCGAGCAGGCCGAGGCGCAGAGCGCGGCCTCGCTGGCCCGCTTCGACGGCGCGGTGCTGAACGCGCTGAAAGAGACGGAGCAGGCATTGAGCGCCTATGACGCGGCGATCCGCCAGCGCGATGCGCTGGTCCAGGCCCGCACCCGCGCCGACAATGCCTTCCGCCTGGCCGAGCAACGCTACCGCGCGGATTCGATCAGCTATCTGGACGTGCTGGTGGCGCAAGACAGCCTGGTCACGGCGATGTCGCAGGAGGCTGCCCTGAAGCAACAGGTCGGCTCCGCGCGGGTCGATGTGTTCAAGGTCCTGGGCGGCGGCTGGGAGCCGGGCGTCGTGAACTGA
- a CDS encoding efflux RND transporter permease subunit: MSFTDIFIRRPILALVVSLLILLMGAAAVFSLPVRQYPYLENATVTVTTSFPGATQEVMQGFVTTPISQSIATASGIEYLSSTTTQGKSEIKARLVLNADADRAMTEILAKVQQVKYQLPAGITDPVISKSTEGGTAVQYVAFFSDTLTIPQITDFANRVAQPLFAGIPGVASVDINGGQTLALRIWIDPVKLAARGLSAGEVAAALRANNVQAAPGQLKSSLTVTNISAATDLRDVEDFRQMVILSKPDGGVVRLSDVATVEIGGQNYNNASFASGVPAIFVSLYPSPEGNPLEIVKQAKALVPKIREMAPPGLSVMPNYDVAKFVNASIEEVRETLVEAVVIVIAVIFLFLGTFRAVIIPVVTIPLSLIGTAALMLAFGFSINLLTLLAMVLAIGLVVDDAIVVVENIHRHVEDGLSPVRAALLGAREIVGPVIAMTITLAAVYAPIGMMGGLTGALFKEFAFTLAGSVVVSGVVALTLSPVMSSMLLDARQNEGRLARLVEHYMASLAERYRRALSRTLAARGAVLLVGVAVLAAIVVLLLGIRRELAPTEDQGAVIVIAKAPQYAGVGYTARYAARVEQIFESIPEFDSSFMHIGGTGRGQNQMLSGAILKDWSERSRSSIQIQGQIQAAGGAVDGETLTAVQFPALPGSSGGLPVQMVLRSPEDFKTLYDTAEKIKAAAYASGLFVYVQNDLAFDSQQAHVAIDSAKAREMGVTMQAIAETLAVLVGENYVNRFNFHDRSYDVIPQVRQDDRMTPEDLGRFYVKTVTGALVPLATVARVETRPQANQLTQFGQMNSATLVMLPRPGISMGEAVAFLQSQPLPASTSVDWLSDSRQFVQEGNRLWVSFGFALVVIFLVLAAQFESLRDPLVILVTVPLAVCGALVPLWLGYATLNIYTQIGLVTLIGLISKHGILMVTFANHIQEHENLSRIEAIEKAATVRMRPVLMTTAAMVAGLVPLLFAGGAGSASRYSIGVVVVMGMLIGTLFTLFVLPTIYSFIAKDHRAAAQGARARELASEAGHAH, translated from the coding sequence ATGAGTTTCACCGACATCTTCATCCGCCGGCCCATCCTGGCGCTGGTGGTCAGCCTGCTGATCCTGCTGATGGGCGCGGCCGCCGTGTTCTCGCTGCCGGTGCGGCAGTATCCGTACCTGGAAAACGCCACCGTCACCGTGACCACGTCCTTTCCGGGCGCGACGCAGGAGGTGATGCAGGGCTTCGTCACCACGCCGATCTCGCAGTCCATCGCCACGGCCAGCGGCATTGAATACCTGAGTTCGACCACCACCCAGGGCAAGAGCGAAATCAAGGCGCGCCTGGTGCTCAATGCCGACGCCGACCGCGCCATGACCGAGATCCTGGCCAAGGTGCAGCAGGTCAAGTACCAGCTGCCGGCCGGCATCACCGATCCGGTCATCAGCAAGTCCACCGAGGGCGGCACGGCCGTGCAGTACGTGGCCTTCTTCAGCGACACGCTGACCATCCCGCAGATCACGGACTTCGCCAACCGGGTCGCCCAGCCGCTGTTCGCCGGTATTCCCGGCGTCGCCTCGGTCGATATCAACGGCGGCCAGACGCTGGCGCTGCGCATCTGGATCGATCCGGTCAAGCTGGCCGCGCGCGGCCTGTCGGCCGGCGAGGTCGCGGCGGCGCTGCGCGCCAACAACGTGCAGGCCGCGCCCGGCCAGCTCAAGAGTTCGCTGACCGTCACCAACATCAGCGCCGCCACCGACCTGCGCGATGTCGAGGACTTCCGCCAGATGGTGATCCTGTCCAAGCCCGACGGCGGCGTGGTGCGCCTGTCCGACGTGGCGACGGTGGAAATTGGCGGCCAGAACTACAACAACGCGTCCTTCGCGTCCGGCGTGCCGGCGATCTTCGTGTCGCTGTATCCCTCGCCGGAAGGCAATCCGCTGGAGATCGTCAAGCAGGCCAAGGCGCTGGTGCCGAAGATCCGCGAGATGGCGCCGCCGGGACTGAGCGTGATGCCTAACTACGACGTGGCGAAGTTCGTCAACGCCTCGATCGAGGAAGTCAGGGAAACGCTGGTCGAGGCCGTGGTGATCGTGATCGCGGTGATCTTCCTGTTCCTGGGCACTTTCCGCGCCGTCATCATTCCGGTCGTGACCATTCCGCTGTCGCTGATCGGCACCGCGGCGCTGATGCTGGCGTTCGGTTTTTCCATCAATCTGCTGACCTTGCTGGCGATGGTGCTGGCGATCGGGCTGGTGGTGGACGACGCCATCGTGGTGGTCGAGAACATCCATCGACACGTCGAGGACGGGTTGTCGCCGGTGCGCGCGGCGCTGCTGGGCGCGCGCGAGATCGTCGGGCCGGTGATCGCCATGACCATCACGCTGGCCGCCGTGTACGCGCCGATCGGCATGATGGGCGGCCTGACGGGGGCGCTCTTCAAGGAATTCGCCTTCACGCTGGCCGGCTCGGTCGTCGTGTCCGGCGTGGTCGCGCTGACCTTGTCGCCGGTGATGAGCTCCATGCTGCTGGATGCCCGCCAGAACGAGGGCCGGCTGGCCAGGCTGGTGGAGCACTACATGGCGTCGCTGGCCGAGCGCTACCGGCGCGCGCTGTCGCGCACCCTGGCCGCGCGCGGCGCGGTGCTGCTGGTGGGCGTGGCGGTGCTGGCCGCCATCGTGGTGCTGTTGCTGGGCATCCGCCGCGAGCTCGCGCCCACGGAAGACCAGGGCGCGGTCATCGTCATCGCCAAGGCGCCGCAGTACGCGGGGGTGGGCTATACCGCGCGCTACGCCGCCCGGGTCGAGCAGATCTTCGAATCCATCCCCGAGTTCGACAGCAGCTTCATGCATATCGGCGGCACCGGACGCGGGCAGAACCAGATGCTGAGCGGGGCGATCCTGAAGGACTGGTCCGAGCGCTCGCGCTCGTCCATCCAGATCCAGGGCCAGATACAGGCGGCCGGCGGCGCGGTCGACGGCGAAACGCTGACCGCCGTGCAGTTCCCGGCGCTGCCGGGCTCCAGCGGCGGCCTGCCGGTGCAGATGGTGCTGCGCTCGCCGGAGGACTTCAAGACGCTTTATGACACCGCCGAGAAGATCAAGGCGGCGGCTTATGCCAGCGGCCTGTTCGTCTACGTGCAGAACGACCTGGCCTTCGACAGCCAGCAGGCGCATGTCGCCATCGACAGCGCCAAGGCGCGCGAAATGGGCGTGACCATGCAGGCCATCGCCGAAACCCTGGCGGTGCTGGTGGGCGAGAACTACGTCAACCGCTTCAATTTCCATGACCGGTCCTATGACGTGATCCCGCAGGTCAGGCAGGACGACCGGATGACGCCGGAAGACCTGGGCCGCTTCTACGTCAAGACCGTCACCGGCGCATTGGTGCCGCTGGCCACCGTCGCCCGCGTCGAGACGCGGCCCCAGGCCAACCAGCTCACCCAGTTCGGCCAGATGAACTCGGCCACGCTGGTCATGCTGCCCCGTCCCGGCATCAGCATGGGCGAGGCCGTCGCGTTCCTGCAATCGCAGCCGCTGCCGGCCAGCACCAGCGTCGACTGGCTCAGCGACAGCCGTCAGTTCGTGCAGGAAGGCAACCGGCTGTGGGTGTCGTTCGGCTTCGCGCTGGTGGTGATCTTCCTGGTCCTGGCGGCGCAGTTCGAGAGCCTGCGCGATCCGCTGGTGATCCTGGTCACGGTGCCGCTGGCCGTCTGCGGCGCGCTGGTGCCGCTGTGGCTGGGCTACGCCACGCTCAACATCTACACCCAGATCGGCCTGGTCACCCTGATCGGCCTGATCTCGAAACACGGAATCCTGATGGTCACTTTCGCCAACCATATCCAAGAGCATGAGAACCTGAGCCGCATCGAAGCCATCGAGAAGGCGGCGACGGTGCGCATGCGTCCCGTGCTGATGACCACGGCGGCCATGGTCGCCGGCCTGGTGCCGCTGCTGTTCGCCGGCGGAGCGGGTTCGGCCAGCCGGTATTCGATCGGCGTGGTCGTGGTGATGGGCATGCTGATCGGCACGCTGTTCACGCTGTTCGTGCTGCCCACGATCTACAGCTTCATCGCCAAGGACCACCGGGCGGCGGCGCAAGGCGCGCGCGCCCGCGAACTGGCGTCGGAGGCGGGCCATGCGCATTGA
- a CDS encoding TetR family transcriptional regulator — protein MSQSNPPQISSRKQPKQARSAELVATILQAATQVLAQEGAGRFTTARVAEKAGVSVGSVYQYFPNKAAILFRLQSDEWRQTQEMLSRILEDQARPPLERLRALVHAFVRSECEEAEMRVALSDAAPLYRDAPEAREARAAGEETFRAFMREVMPKASPADLALVGGLISTTLSAVGKVFSGHARSKAEIGAYADAMADMFCAYIADVAHRA, from the coding sequence ATGAGCCAGAGCAATCCCCCGCAGATCTCCTCTAGAAAGCAGCCCAAGCAGGCGCGCTCGGCCGAGCTCGTGGCCACCATCCTGCAAGCCGCTACTCAGGTTTTGGCCCAGGAAGGCGCCGGCCGCTTCACCACGGCACGCGTGGCCGAAAAGGCCGGCGTCAGCGTCGGTTCGGTCTACCAATACTTTCCCAACAAGGCCGCCATCCTGTTCCGCTTGCAAAGCGATGAATGGCGCCAGACGCAGGAAATGCTGAGCCGCATCCTGGAAGACCAGGCCAGGCCGCCGCTGGAACGGCTGCGGGCGCTGGTGCATGCGTTTGTCCGCTCGGAGTGCGAGGAAGCCGAGATGCGGGTCGCGCTCAGCGACGCCGCCCCGCTCTACCGAGACGCGCCGGAAGCCCGCGAAGCGCGGGCGGCGGGCGAGGAAACCTTTCGCGCCTTCATGCGCGAGGTGATGCCCAAGGCCTCGCCGGCCGACCTGGCCCTGGTGGGCGGCTTGATATCCACCACCCTGAGCGCCGTGGGCAAGGTCTTTTCAGGCCACGCGCGCAGCAAGGCGGAAATCGGCGCCTATGCGGACGCCATGGCGGACATGTTCTGCGCCTATATCGCCGACGTGGCGCACCGCGCTTGA
- a CDS encoding MFS transporter yields the protein MKPLTPAHKNTVTLTAACLACLMFGLEISSVPVILPILETVLRSSFRDLQWIMNAYTIACAAVLMAAGALADRYGRKRAFLLCLVLFGLTSLACGLAGSSAWLIAGRFLQGMAGGAMLVCQLAVLSHQFADSAARAKAFGAWGVVFGIGLGLGPIIGAGIVALSSWQWVFLVHVPIAVAAFGLAAAGVDESRDPQHRRLDWAGIVSLSVAVFGLAWFITQGPVAGFASLPSLASLLAAAGGFIIFAAAQRRAVDPLFDFSVFRIRRFSGALLGSMGMNFSFWPIMIYLPLYFQHGLGYASLATGLSLLAYTLPTLILPPLGERLALRYRAEAVIPAGLFAIGAGCFLMAWGSGVQQASWLTMLPGCLLASIGLGVTNTPVTNTTTGSVPTGRAGMASGIDTSARFISLALNIAVMGFILVEGIASFLRRQLPPAIDAAQLRSLAEQLTTGTAPTIGQGAAAWTVPAETARQALAHGFGWVMLYGGVSVWLFALGSLLVFGVPRAARRTGAGSSVQ from the coding sequence ATGAAGCCCCTAACCCCTGCACACAAGAATACGGTCACGCTTACCGCCGCCTGCCTCGCCTGCCTGATGTTCGGCCTGGAGATTTCCAGCGTCCCGGTAATCCTGCCCATCCTCGAAACCGTCCTGCGCAGCAGCTTTCGCGATCTGCAATGGATCATGAACGCCTACACCATCGCCTGCGCCGCCGTACTGATGGCGGCGGGCGCGCTGGCCGACCGCTACGGGCGCAAACGGGCATTCCTGCTCTGCCTGGTGCTGTTTGGCCTCACCTCCCTGGCCTGCGGCCTGGCAGGCAGTTCCGCCTGGCTGATCGCGGGCCGCTTCCTTCAGGGCATGGCCGGCGGCGCCATGCTGGTCTGCCAGCTGGCGGTGCTGTCGCATCAGTTCGCCGACAGCGCCGCGCGCGCCAAGGCCTTCGGCGCCTGGGGCGTGGTCTTTGGCATCGGCCTGGGCCTGGGCCCGATCATCGGCGCCGGCATCGTGGCACTGTCCAGCTGGCAGTGGGTGTTCCTGGTGCATGTTCCCATCGCGGTGGCGGCCTTCGGCCTGGCGGCGGCCGGCGTGGACGAATCGCGCGACCCGCAACACCGCCGGCTAGACTGGGCGGGCATCGTCTCGCTCTCGGTCGCGGTGTTCGGCCTGGCCTGGTTCATCACGCAAGGGCCGGTGGCGGGCTTTGCCAGCCTGCCCTCGCTGGCCAGCTTGCTCGCCGCCGCGGGCGGTTTCATCATCTTCGCCGCGGCGCAACGGCGGGCCGTCGATCCGCTGTTCGATTTCTCGGTATTCCGCATCCGCCGCTTCTCCGGCGCGCTGCTTGGGTCGATGGGCATGAACTTCAGCTTCTGGCCGATCATGATCTACCTGCCCTTGTATTTCCAGCACGGGCTGGGCTATGCCAGCCTGGCGACCGGGCTGTCGCTGTTGGCCTATACCTTGCCGACGCTGATACTGCCGCCGCTCGGCGAACGCCTGGCGTTGCGCTACCGGGCGGAGGCCGTGATTCCCGCCGGCCTGTTCGCCATCGGCGCGGGGTGCTTCCTAATGGCCTGGGGCAGCGGCGTCCAGCAGGCCAGCTGGCTGACGATGCTCCCCGGCTGCCTGCTCGCCAGCATCGGCCTGGGCGTGACCAATACGCCCGTGACCAACACCACCACCGGCTCGGTGCCAACGGGGCGCGCCGGTATGGCGTCCGGCATCGACACCAGCGCGCGCTTCATCAGCCTGGCGCTGAACATCGCCGTGATGGGCTTCATCCTGGTGGAAGGCATCGCCTCGTTCCTGCGCAGGCAGCTCCCACCGGCGATCGATGCCGCCCAGCTCCGCTCGCTGGCCGAACAGCTGACCACGGGAACGGCCCCGACGATCGGACAGGGCGCGGCCGCGTGGACCGTTCCCGCCGAAACGGCCAGGCAAGCGCTGGCCCACGGTTTCGGCTGGGTGATGCTGTATGGCGGGGTCAGCGTCTGGCTGTTCGCGCTGGGCAGCTTGCTGGTGTTCGGCGTGCCACGCGCGGCGCGCCGGACCGGCGCGGGGTCCAGCGTGCAATGA
- a CDS encoding LysR family transcriptional regulator, giving the protein MDYDPDLLRAFIAVHETGGFTRAGKRLHLSQSAVSHQIRRLEEQAGTALLKRTTRSLTLTEDGEEFLRHAEQILRAQDALAIRFQRSAVAGAVRFGVPESYVGDRLPPMLARFSRQFPAVRLDATVDTYLTLRDQIDAGLLDLAVTLSLDEDPASPLLRRTRFVWAAGAGFDVAAHAPLPLALAPRPCLHREVATRALEEAGREWRLAFTSLSQQGLRAAVKAGLAITAILQEDLEPGIVEIDAEAGLPPLPQASFRLLWSASGRTPAAQALAGQLIESCDAASA; this is encoded by the coding sequence ATGGACTACGACCCGGATCTTCTGCGCGCATTCATCGCGGTACATGAGACGGGCGGTTTCACGCGCGCCGGCAAGCGTCTGCACCTGAGCCAATCAGCGGTCAGCCATCAAATCCGCAGGCTGGAAGAGCAGGCGGGAACCGCGCTGCTCAAGCGCACGACCCGCAGCCTGACCCTGACCGAGGACGGTGAGGAATTCCTGCGCCATGCCGAGCAGATCCTGCGGGCGCAGGATGCGCTGGCGATACGCTTTCAACGCTCCGCCGTGGCGGGCGCGGTGCGCTTCGGCGTTCCGGAAAGCTATGTGGGCGACCGCCTGCCGCCCATGCTGGCGCGCTTCTCGCGCCAGTTCCCCGCAGTGAGGCTGGACGCGACGGTGGACACGTATCTGACCTTGCGCGACCAGATAGACGCCGGCCTGCTGGACCTGGCGGTCACGCTGTCGCTCGACGAGGACCCGGCGTCGCCCCTGTTGCGCCGGACCCGGTTCGTGTGGGCGGCGGGGGCCGGGTTCGACGTGGCCGCGCATGCGCCGCTGCCCCTGGCCCTGGCCCCCAGACCCTGCCTGCACCGGGAGGTGGCGACACGCGCGCTGGAGGAGGCGGGGCGTGAATGGCGGCTTGCCTTCACGTCGCTCAGTCAGCAAGGGCTGCGCGCGGCGGTGAAGGCCGGCCTGGCGATCACCGCCATTCTTCAGGAAGACCTGGAACCGGGAATCGTGGAGATCGACGCCGAAGCCGGTTTGCCGCCCTTGCCGCAAGCCAGCTTCCGGTTGCTCTGGAGCGCGTCGGGAAGGACGCCCGCCGCGCAGGCGCTGGCGGGGCAGTTGATCGAGTCGTGCGATGCGGCTTCCGCATAG
- a CDS encoding efflux RND transporter periplasmic adaptor subunit: MRDTNTSAGGPGIRLPKAGNRRTGVMRIRPFVISLVGLALVSGGLYGWRAARAGVAKPGERPPFLVSVVQAEPRSVAGSLRAVGSLQAVREVMLAPDTAGRVTAIHFTAGQTVKEGAALVQLFDAPEQADRAAASAKADFALLQLRRSQGLAPSGAESREVLEQRKAEAAQAVAAVRQLDARIEQKRVQAPFAGQIGIRRVNVGQYLNAGEPVATLTQLDPLYVNFTLPQQDLPRLAPGATVQVSVDAVPGRVFEARVSSIEPRVDSQTRNATVQAVLPNPDHVLQSGMYATAALALPATESAVVLPLTAIQTSASGDSVVLVRDANAQGVGKAVAVPVTTGRRLGEEVLVTQGIQAGDLVVTAGQNRLPPGAVVRIKGADATASPAPGAATRKSP, translated from the coding sequence ATGCGTGATACGAATACCTCCGCGGGCGGCCCCGGCATCCGCCTGCCCAAGGCGGGCAACCGGCGCACGGGCGTGATGCGCATCCGGCCCTTCGTCATCAGCCTGGTCGGTCTGGCGCTGGTGTCCGGCGGCTTGTACGGCTGGCGCGCCGCGCGGGCCGGCGTGGCCAAACCGGGGGAACGGCCGCCGTTCCTGGTCTCGGTTGTCCAGGCCGAGCCGCGCAGCGTCGCCGGTTCGTTGCGGGCGGTCGGCAGTCTGCAGGCCGTGCGCGAAGTCATGCTGGCGCCGGATACGGCGGGACGCGTGACCGCCATTCACTTCACGGCCGGGCAGACCGTCAAGGAAGGGGCCGCGCTGGTCCAGCTGTTCGACGCGCCCGAGCAGGCCGACCGCGCGGCCGCCTCGGCCAAGGCCGATTTCGCGCTGCTGCAATTGCGGCGCTCGCAGGGATTGGCGCCCAGCGGCGCCGAGTCGCGCGAGGTGCTGGAGCAACGCAAGGCCGAGGCGGCCCAGGCCGTCGCCGCCGTCCGGCAACTGGATGCACGCATCGAGCAGAAGCGCGTCCAGGCGCCGTTCGCCGGCCAGATCGGCATCCGGCGCGTCAACGTGGGCCAGTACCTGAACGCGGGCGAACCCGTAGCCACGTTGACGCAGCTCGATCCGTTGTACGTGAACTTCACGCTGCCGCAGCAGGACCTGCCCAGGCTGGCGCCCGGCGCGACGGTGCAGGTGAGCGTGGACGCCGTGCCCGGCCGCGTGTTCGAGGCCAGGGTCAGCTCCATCGAGCCGCGCGTCGACAGCCAGACGCGCAACGCCACGGTGCAGGCCGTGCTGCCCAACCCCGACCACGTGCTGCAGTCGGGCATGTACGCCACGGCCGCGCTGGCGTTGCCCGCGACCGAGAGCGCGGTCGTGCTGCCGCTCACGGCGATCCAGACCTCGGCTTCCGGCGACAGCGTGGTGCTGGTCCGCGACGCCAACGCGCAAGGCGTGGGCAAGGCCGTCGCGGTGCCGGTCACGACCGGTCGCCGGCTGGGCGAGGAGGTGCTGGTCACGCAAGGCATCCAGGCCGGCGACCTGGTGGTGACGGCAGGACAGAACCGCCTGCCGCCGGGCGCCGTCGTCAGGATCAAGGGCGCCGATGCCACGGCCAGTCCCGCGCCGGGCGCGGCAACGAGGAAGTCGCCATGA